The Vallitalea longa genome includes a window with the following:
- a CDS encoding aspartate aminotransferase family protein — MEKKGYSVSKWHDTKEIYEQIDNLLAQPIRRVKRDAMNKYLDYFHTRCKKSKEMITEAKEHIPGGVQHNLAFNHPFPIVITKVDGPYMYDIDGNEYIDFLQAGGPTILGSNYKPVQEKVIELIKECGPVTGLFHEYELKIAKEVKKHFPSVELYRMLGSGTESVMAAIRIARLATGKKKIIKLGGAYHGWSDQMVYGLHIPNTRGFEAHGIPGKCRRNTQEAYPNKLHSLERVLRFNRLRGGTAAVIVEPVGPESGTRPIDKDYNKNIRELCDKYGAILIFDEVVSGFRIGIGGAQGYFDVKPDLTIFGKIIAGGYPSAGGLGGRKDLMEHIAAGLQSGKKRAYAGGTLAANPISALAGYYTIKEIERTNACEVAGRAGDRLTKGLKELIRHYDLPFVAYNQGSICHLETAGTMFTKIFRLGGMKEMKARKHMMEEMGAAYMAEGLVTLAGSRMYTSLADTDEIIDEGLNRFESVFKNVEGVK, encoded by the coding sequence ATGGAGAAGAAAGGATATTCAGTATCTAAGTGGCATGATACAAAAGAGATATATGAGCAGATTGATAATTTATTGGCACAACCAATACGTAGAGTCAAAAGAGATGCCATGAATAAGTATCTTGATTATTTTCATACCAGATGCAAGAAATCGAAAGAAATGATTACAGAGGCCAAAGAACATATTCCAGGAGGGGTGCAGCATAATCTAGCTTTCAATCATCCATTTCCTATAGTTATTACTAAAGTGGATGGACCTTATATGTATGATATTGATGGTAACGAGTATATTGACTTTTTACAGGCTGGCGGTCCAACTATACTAGGTAGTAATTATAAGCCTGTACAGGAAAAAGTTATTGAACTTATAAAAGAATGTGGACCTGTTACTGGATTATTCCATGAATATGAACTGAAAATCGCGAAAGAAGTGAAGAAACATTTTCCTTCCGTTGAACTCTATAGAATGCTTGGCAGTGGAACAGAATCTGTCATGGCAGCTATAAGAATCGCAAGACTTGCTACTGGAAAGAAAAAGATAATAAAATTAGGTGGTGCTTATCATGGTTGGAGTGACCAGATGGTATATGGACTTCACATACCTAATACAAGAGGATTCGAAGCACATGGTATTCCTGGTAAATGCCGTCGTAATACTCAAGAAGCCTATCCTAATAAGTTACACAGTTTAGAGAGGGTATTGAGATTCAATAGATTAAGAGGTGGTACAGCAGCTGTAATAGTTGAACCAGTAGGACCCGAAAGTGGAACTAGGCCAATTGATAAAGATTACAACAAAAATATAAGAGAACTGTGCGATAAATATGGAGCTATACTAATATTTGATGAAGTTGTAAGTGGATTCAGGATAGGTATTGGTGGGGCTCAAGGATATTTTGATGTAAAACCCGATCTTACTATATTTGGTAAAATCATAGCAGGTGGTTATCCTTCAGCCGGTGGACTTGGAGGAAGAAAGGACTTAATGGAACATATCGCAGCAGGACTCCAGAGCGGTAAGAAGAGAGCATATGCAGGAGGAACACTTGCAGCTAATCCAATAAGTGCTTTGGCAGGATATTATACCATAAAAGAAATTGAGAGAACCAATGCTTGTGAAGTAGCAGGTAGAGCAGGGGATCGATTGACAAAAGGATTAAAAGAATTGATTAGACATTATGATCTTCCTTTTGTCGCTTATAATCAAGGTTCAATATGTCATCTTGAAACAGCAGGAACAATGTTCACCAAGATATTCAGACTAGGTGGAATGAAAGAAATGAAAGCCAGAAAACACATGATGGAAGAAATGGGTGCCGCATATATGGCAGAAGGTCTAGTGACTCTTGCAGGAAGCAGGATGTATACCAGTCTTGCAGATACAGATGAAATAATAGATGAAGGATTAAATAGATTCGAAAGCGTATTTAAAAATGTAGAAG